Proteins encoded within one genomic window of Odocoileus virginianus isolate 20LAN1187 ecotype Illinois chromosome 2, Ovbor_1.2, whole genome shotgun sequence:
- the PDCL3 gene encoding phosducin-like protein 3 isoform X2 produces MQDPNADTEWNDILRKKGILPSKEDLKDLEKEAEEEEQRILQQSIVKTYEDMTLEELEDNEDEFNEEDERAIEMYRQQRLAEWKATQLKNKFGEVLEISGEDYVQEVTKAGEGLWVILHLYKQGIPLCALINQHFSALARKFPDVKFIKAISTTCIPNYPDRNLPTIFVYLEGDIKAQFIGPLVFGGMSLTLDELEWKLSESGAIKTSLEENPRKPVEDVLLSAVRCSVPARRDSDSEDD; encoded by the exons ATGCAG GACCCCAATGCAGACACCGAGTGGAATGATATCTTACGCAAAAAAGGCATCTTGCCCTCAAAGGAAGACTtgaaagatctggagaaggaggcagaagaagaggagCAGCGGATCCTCCAGCAGTCCATTG TGAAAACATATGAAGACATGACTTTGGAAGAACTGGAGGATAACGAAGACGAATTTAATGAGGAAGACGAACGTGCAATTGAAATGTACAG GCAGCAAAGACTGGCCGAGTGGAAAGCAACCCAGCTGAAGAATAAATTTGGAGAGGTTTTGGAAATCTCGGGAGAGGATTATGTTCAGGAAGTTACGAAAGCTGGTGAGGGCCTGTGGGTCATCCTGCACCTTTACAAGCAAGG GATTCCCCTCTGTGCTCTGATAAATCAGCACTTCAGTGCACTTGCCAGGAAATTTCCTGATGTCAAGTTTATCAAAGCCATTTCAACCACCTGCATCCCCAATTACCCTGATAGGAATCTGCCCACGATATTTGTGTACCTCGAAGGTGACATCAAGGCCCAGTTCATCGGCCCTCTGGTGTTTGGTGGCATGAGCCTGACACTGGACG AGTTGGAGTGGAAGTTGTCTGAGTCTGGAGCCATCAAGACGAGCCTGGAGGAGAACCCCAGGAAGCCCGTGGAAGACGTGCTGCTATCCGCGGTGCGGTGCTCCGTCCCCGCCAGGAGGGACAGCGATTCCGAGGATGACTGA
- the PDCL3 gene encoding phosducin-like protein 3 isoform X1, with translation MDACDPNADTEWNDILRKKGILPSKEDLKDLEKEAEEEEQRILQQSIVKTYEDMTLEELEDNEDEFNEEDERAIEMYRQQRLAEWKATQLKNKFGEVLEISGEDYVQEVTKAGEGLWVILHLYKQGIPLCALINQHFSALARKFPDVKFIKAISTTCIPNYPDRNLPTIFVYLEGDIKAQFIGPLVFGGMSLTLDELEWKLSESGAIKTSLEENPRKPVEDVLLSAVRCSVPARRDSDSEDD, from the exons ATGGATGCTTGT GACCCCAATGCAGACACCGAGTGGAATGATATCTTACGCAAAAAAGGCATCTTGCCCTCAAAGGAAGACTtgaaagatctggagaaggaggcagaagaagaggagCAGCGGATCCTCCAGCAGTCCATTG TGAAAACATATGAAGACATGACTTTGGAAGAACTGGAGGATAACGAAGACGAATTTAATGAGGAAGACGAACGTGCAATTGAAATGTACAG GCAGCAAAGACTGGCCGAGTGGAAAGCAACCCAGCTGAAGAATAAATTTGGAGAGGTTTTGGAAATCTCGGGAGAGGATTATGTTCAGGAAGTTACGAAAGCTGGTGAGGGCCTGTGGGTCATCCTGCACCTTTACAAGCAAGG GATTCCCCTCTGTGCTCTGATAAATCAGCACTTCAGTGCACTTGCCAGGAAATTTCCTGATGTCAAGTTTATCAAAGCCATTTCAACCACCTGCATCCCCAATTACCCTGATAGGAATCTGCCCACGATATTTGTGTACCTCGAAGGTGACATCAAGGCCCAGTTCATCGGCCCTCTGGTGTTTGGTGGCATGAGCCTGACACTGGACG AGTTGGAGTGGAAGTTGTCTGAGTCTGGAGCCATCAAGACGAGCCTGGAGGAGAACCCCAGGAAGCCCGTGGAAGACGTGCTGCTATCCGCGGTGCGGTGCTCCGTCCCCGCCAGGAGGGACAGCGATTCCGAGGATGACTGA